Proteins encoded together in one Amblyomma americanum isolate KBUSLIRL-KWMA chromosome 1, ASM5285725v1, whole genome shotgun sequence window:
- the Nt5b gene encoding 5' nucleotidase B isoform X4: MRTTECNASHTFYDDVHRASQTITDGMPAAPFDDGTQSGAPKKYYRAPLHRIFVNRSLHLEKIKFFGFDMDYTIAQYKSPDYEAFQFHLLVDQLLSIGYPTELKQFQYDSLFPIRGLWFDSQYGNLLKVDPYGNILVCCHGFQFLKTGEIYKIYPNKFIKLDESRVFVLNTLFNLPETYLLACLVDFFSTSQQYIPTKTGVKIGNLFMSYKSIFQDVRGAVDNIHTYGQLKTETINNLDKYLEKDERLPLLLDRMRAHDKKLFLLTNSDYAYTAKVMQYLFDFPSTNHRTWESYFDYIVVDARKPLFFGEGTILRQVDTSTGALRIGSHIGPLQLGQVYSGGSCDVFTEFVGAKGKDVLYIGDHIYGDILKSKKTRGWRTFLMIPELEKEINVSINRWTLFEKLQELDICLGDIYKNLDSSSTDVPDIGKLRQSIRETSHELDMCYGILGSMFRSGSRQTFFANQICRYADIYAFTFVNLMYYPFSYMFRAPPMLMPHESTVNHEQDPTHQMNGDSMLDGEVFKGTAESMREFAKREQVPHRIPETPSQITHHHDTDDDDEDAERVPETQHQ, encoded by the exons ATGCGGACCACGGAGTGCAATGCGTCGCACACCTTCTACGACGAC GTTCACAGGGCGTCGCAAACAATAACCGATGGCATGCCGGCAGCGCCCTTCGACGATGGCACCCAGTCGGGCGCCCCCAAGAAGTATTACCGGGCGCCGCTTCACAG GATCTTTGTCAACCGAAGCCTTCATCTGGAGAAGATCAAGTTTTTTGGCTTTGACATGGACTATACCATTGCTC AGTACAAGTCCCCCGACTATGAAGCCTTCCAGTTTCATCTGCTAGTCGACCAGCTGCTGTCCATAGGGTATCCAACAGAGCTCAAGCAGTTTCAGTATGACTCACTGTTTCCAATTAG GGGGCTGTGGTTCGATTCTCAGTACGGAAACCTTCTCAAAGTTGATCCCTATGGAAACATCTTGGTGTGCTGTCATGGCTTCCAGTTTCTGAAGAC AGGAGAAATTTACAAGATCTACCCGAACAAGTTCATCAAGCTCGATGAATCCAGGGTATTTGTGCTCAACACTCTATTCAACTTGCCTG aaACTTACCTGCTTGCCTGCCTTGTCGACTTCTTCTCCACATCTCAACAATATATCCC AACAAAGACTGGAGTGAAGATTGGCAATTTGTTCATGTCTTACAAATCCATCTTCCAGGATGTCCGTGGGGCTGTGGACAACATCCACACCTAC GGTCAACTTAAGACTGAGACCATTAACAACCTTGACAAGTACTTGGAGAAGGATGAGAGGCTACCTTTGCTACTTGATAG GATGCGTGCACACGATAAGAAGCTCTTCTTGCTGACCAACAGTGACTATGCATACACAGCG AAAGTTATGCAGTACCTGTTTGACTTTCCAAGCACAAACCAT CGAACCTGGGAGTCGTACTTCGACTACATTGTTGTCGATGCACGAAAGCCTTTGTTCTTTGGCGAGGGCACAATCTTACGGCAGGTAGACACG AGCACAGGAGCCCTTCGCATTGGTAGCCACATTGGCCCTCTGCAGCTTGGCCAGGTCTACTCGGGAG GTAGCTGTGATGTCTTCACTGAGTTTGTCGGAGCCAAGGGAAAGGATGTCCTCTACATTGGTGACCACATTTACGGAGACATTCTCAAGTCTAAAAAGACACGTGGCTGGCGCACCTTCCTAATGATTCCCGAGCTGGAAAAGGAAATTAATGTCAGCATTAACAGATGGACATTGTTCGAGAAGCTGCAGGAGCTGGACATATGCTTGGGCGATATCTACAA GAATCTGGACAGCAGTTCCACAGATGTGCCTGACATAGGCAAGCTGCGTCAATCCATCCGG GAAACCTCTCATGAGTTGGACATGTGCTATGGAATTCTTGGCAGCATGTTCCGTAGTG GTTCTCGGCAGACTTTCTTCGCCAACCAGATTTGCCGCTATGCTGACATCTatgccttcacttttgtcaacCTCATGTATTACCCATTCAGCTACATGTTTCGGGCTCCGCCGATGCTG ATGCCACACGAGTCTACTGTAAACCATGAGCAGGACCCCACCCACCAGATGAATGGTGACAGCATGTTGGACGGTGAAGTGTTCAAGGGCACGGCTGAGTCTATGCGCGAGTTTGCCAAGCGCGAACAG GTGCCTCATCGCATCCCGGAGACACCAAGTCAGATAACTCACCACCATgacactgatgatgatgatgaagatgcaGAGCGTGTGCCTGAGACACAACACCAGTAG
- the Nt5b gene encoding 5' nucleotidase B isoform X2, with amino-acid sequence MCLTSKPPHDASAPRQLGVHRASQTITDGMPAAPFDDGTQSGAPKKYYRAPLHRIFVNRSLHLEKIKFFGFDMDYTIAQYKSPDYEAFQFHLLVDQLLSIGYPTELKQFQYDSLFPIRGLWFDSQYGNLLKVDPYGNILVCCHGFQFLKTGEIYKIYPNKFIKLDESRVFVLNTLFNLPETYLLACLVDFFSTSQQYIPTKTGVKIGNLFMSYKSIFQDVRGAVDNIHTYGQLKTETINNLDKYLEKDERLPLLLDRMRAHDKKLFLLTNSDYAYTAKVMQYLFDFPSTNHRTWESYFDYIVVDARKPLFFGEGTILRQVDTSTGALRIGSHIGPLQLGQVYSGGSCDVFTEFVGAKGKDVLYIGDHIYGDILKSKKTRGWRTFLMIPELEKEINVSINRWTLFEKLQELDICLGDIYKNLDSSSTDVPDIGKLRQSIRETSHELDMCYGILGSMFRSGSRQTFFANQICRYADIYAFTFVNLMYYPFSYMFRAPPMLMPHESTVNHEQDPTHQMNGDSMLDGEVFKGTAESMREFAKREQVPHRIPETPSQITHHHDTDDDDEDAERVPETQHQ; translated from the exons ATGTGTCTGACAAGCAAGCCTCCGCATGATGCAAGCGCGCCGCGTCAGCTGGGG GTTCACAGGGCGTCGCAAACAATAACCGATGGCATGCCGGCAGCGCCCTTCGACGATGGCACCCAGTCGGGCGCCCCCAAGAAGTATTACCGGGCGCCGCTTCACAG GATCTTTGTCAACCGAAGCCTTCATCTGGAGAAGATCAAGTTTTTTGGCTTTGACATGGACTATACCATTGCTC AGTACAAGTCCCCCGACTATGAAGCCTTCCAGTTTCATCTGCTAGTCGACCAGCTGCTGTCCATAGGGTATCCAACAGAGCTCAAGCAGTTTCAGTATGACTCACTGTTTCCAATTAG GGGGCTGTGGTTCGATTCTCAGTACGGAAACCTTCTCAAAGTTGATCCCTATGGAAACATCTTGGTGTGCTGTCATGGCTTCCAGTTTCTGAAGAC AGGAGAAATTTACAAGATCTACCCGAACAAGTTCATCAAGCTCGATGAATCCAGGGTATTTGTGCTCAACACTCTATTCAACTTGCCTG aaACTTACCTGCTTGCCTGCCTTGTCGACTTCTTCTCCACATCTCAACAATATATCCC AACAAAGACTGGAGTGAAGATTGGCAATTTGTTCATGTCTTACAAATCCATCTTCCAGGATGTCCGTGGGGCTGTGGACAACATCCACACCTAC GGTCAACTTAAGACTGAGACCATTAACAACCTTGACAAGTACTTGGAGAAGGATGAGAGGCTACCTTTGCTACTTGATAG GATGCGTGCACACGATAAGAAGCTCTTCTTGCTGACCAACAGTGACTATGCATACACAGCG AAAGTTATGCAGTACCTGTTTGACTTTCCAAGCACAAACCAT CGAACCTGGGAGTCGTACTTCGACTACATTGTTGTCGATGCACGAAAGCCTTTGTTCTTTGGCGAGGGCACAATCTTACGGCAGGTAGACACG AGCACAGGAGCCCTTCGCATTGGTAGCCACATTGGCCCTCTGCAGCTTGGCCAGGTCTACTCGGGAG GTAGCTGTGATGTCTTCACTGAGTTTGTCGGAGCCAAGGGAAAGGATGTCCTCTACATTGGTGACCACATTTACGGAGACATTCTCAAGTCTAAAAAGACACGTGGCTGGCGCACCTTCCTAATGATTCCCGAGCTGGAAAAGGAAATTAATGTCAGCATTAACAGATGGACATTGTTCGAGAAGCTGCAGGAGCTGGACATATGCTTGGGCGATATCTACAA GAATCTGGACAGCAGTTCCACAGATGTGCCTGACATAGGCAAGCTGCGTCAATCCATCCGG GAAACCTCTCATGAGTTGGACATGTGCTATGGAATTCTTGGCAGCATGTTCCGTAGTG GTTCTCGGCAGACTTTCTTCGCCAACCAGATTTGCCGCTATGCTGACATCTatgccttcacttttgtcaacCTCATGTATTACCCATTCAGCTACATGTTTCGGGCTCCGCCGATGCTG ATGCCACACGAGTCTACTGTAAACCATGAGCAGGACCCCACCCACCAGATGAATGGTGACAGCATGTTGGACGGTGAAGTGTTCAAGGGCACGGCTGAGTCTATGCGCGAGTTTGCCAAGCGCGAACAG GTGCCTCATCGCATCCCGGAGACACCAAGTCAGATAACTCACCACCATgacactgatgatgatgatgaagatgcaGAGCGTGTGCCTGAGACACAACACCAGTAG
- the Nt5b gene encoding 5' nucleotidase B isoform X6 — MPRVHRASQTITDGMPAAPFDDGTQSGAPKKYYRAPLHRIFVNRSLHLEKIKFFGFDMDYTIAQYKSPDYEAFQFHLLVDQLLSIGYPTELKQFQYDSLFPIRGLWFDSQYGNLLKVDPYGNILVCCHGFQFLKTGEIYKIYPNKFIKLDESRVFVLNTLFNLPETYLLACLVDFFSTSQQYIPTKTGVKIGNLFMSYKSIFQDVRGAVDNIHTYGQLKTETINNLDKYLEKDERLPLLLDRMRAHDKKLFLLTNSDYAYTAKVMQYLFDFPSTNHRTWESYFDYIVVDARKPLFFGEGTILRQVDTSTGALRIGSHIGPLQLGQVYSGGSCDVFTEFVGAKGKDVLYIGDHIYGDILKSKKTRGWRTFLMIPELEKEINVSINRWTLFEKLQELDICLGDIYKNLDSSSTDVPDIGKLRQSIRETSHELDMCYGILGSMFRSGSRQTFFANQICRYADIYAFTFVNLMYYPFSYMFRAPPMLMPHESTVNHEQDPTHQMNGDSMLDGEVFKGTAESMREFAKREQVPHRIPETPSQITHHHDTDDDDEDAERVPETQHQ; from the exons ATGCCGCGC GTTCACAGGGCGTCGCAAACAATAACCGATGGCATGCCGGCAGCGCCCTTCGACGATGGCACCCAGTCGGGCGCCCCCAAGAAGTATTACCGGGCGCCGCTTCACAG GATCTTTGTCAACCGAAGCCTTCATCTGGAGAAGATCAAGTTTTTTGGCTTTGACATGGACTATACCATTGCTC AGTACAAGTCCCCCGACTATGAAGCCTTCCAGTTTCATCTGCTAGTCGACCAGCTGCTGTCCATAGGGTATCCAACAGAGCTCAAGCAGTTTCAGTATGACTCACTGTTTCCAATTAG GGGGCTGTGGTTCGATTCTCAGTACGGAAACCTTCTCAAAGTTGATCCCTATGGAAACATCTTGGTGTGCTGTCATGGCTTCCAGTTTCTGAAGAC AGGAGAAATTTACAAGATCTACCCGAACAAGTTCATCAAGCTCGATGAATCCAGGGTATTTGTGCTCAACACTCTATTCAACTTGCCTG aaACTTACCTGCTTGCCTGCCTTGTCGACTTCTTCTCCACATCTCAACAATATATCCC AACAAAGACTGGAGTGAAGATTGGCAATTTGTTCATGTCTTACAAATCCATCTTCCAGGATGTCCGTGGGGCTGTGGACAACATCCACACCTAC GGTCAACTTAAGACTGAGACCATTAACAACCTTGACAAGTACTTGGAGAAGGATGAGAGGCTACCTTTGCTACTTGATAG GATGCGTGCACACGATAAGAAGCTCTTCTTGCTGACCAACAGTGACTATGCATACACAGCG AAAGTTATGCAGTACCTGTTTGACTTTCCAAGCACAAACCAT CGAACCTGGGAGTCGTACTTCGACTACATTGTTGTCGATGCACGAAAGCCTTTGTTCTTTGGCGAGGGCACAATCTTACGGCAGGTAGACACG AGCACAGGAGCCCTTCGCATTGGTAGCCACATTGGCCCTCTGCAGCTTGGCCAGGTCTACTCGGGAG GTAGCTGTGATGTCTTCACTGAGTTTGTCGGAGCCAAGGGAAAGGATGTCCTCTACATTGGTGACCACATTTACGGAGACATTCTCAAGTCTAAAAAGACACGTGGCTGGCGCACCTTCCTAATGATTCCCGAGCTGGAAAAGGAAATTAATGTCAGCATTAACAGATGGACATTGTTCGAGAAGCTGCAGGAGCTGGACATATGCTTGGGCGATATCTACAA GAATCTGGACAGCAGTTCCACAGATGTGCCTGACATAGGCAAGCTGCGTCAATCCATCCGG GAAACCTCTCATGAGTTGGACATGTGCTATGGAATTCTTGGCAGCATGTTCCGTAGTG GTTCTCGGCAGACTTTCTTCGCCAACCAGATTTGCCGCTATGCTGACATCTatgccttcacttttgtcaacCTCATGTATTACCCATTCAGCTACATGTTTCGGGCTCCGCCGATGCTG ATGCCACACGAGTCTACTGTAAACCATGAGCAGGACCCCACCCACCAGATGAATGGTGACAGCATGTTGGACGGTGAAGTGTTCAAGGGCACGGCTGAGTCTATGCGCGAGTTTGCCAAGCGCGAACAG GTGCCTCATCGCATCCCGGAGACACCAAGTCAGATAACTCACCACCATgacactgatgatgatgatgaagatgcaGAGCGTGTGCCTGAGACACAACACCAGTAG
- the Nt5b gene encoding 5' nucleotidase B isoform X1, which produces MLGCADDGDSCLRKDRVREASFMEAEWPAAHEEVHRASQTITDGMPAAPFDDGTQSGAPKKYYRAPLHRIFVNRSLHLEKIKFFGFDMDYTIAQYKSPDYEAFQFHLLVDQLLSIGYPTELKQFQYDSLFPIRGLWFDSQYGNLLKVDPYGNILVCCHGFQFLKTGEIYKIYPNKFIKLDESRVFVLNTLFNLPETYLLACLVDFFSTSQQYIPTKTGVKIGNLFMSYKSIFQDVRGAVDNIHTYGQLKTETINNLDKYLEKDERLPLLLDRMRAHDKKLFLLTNSDYAYTAKVMQYLFDFPSTNHRTWESYFDYIVVDARKPLFFGEGTILRQVDTSTGALRIGSHIGPLQLGQVYSGGSCDVFTEFVGAKGKDVLYIGDHIYGDILKSKKTRGWRTFLMIPELEKEINVSINRWTLFEKLQELDICLGDIYKNLDSSSTDVPDIGKLRQSIRETSHELDMCYGILGSMFRSGSRQTFFANQICRYADIYAFTFVNLMYYPFSYMFRAPPMLMPHESTVNHEQDPTHQMNGDSMLDGEVFKGTAESMREFAKREQVPHRIPETPSQITHHHDTDDDDEDAERVPETQHQ; this is translated from the exons ATGCTCGGTTGTGCGGACGACGGCGATAGCTGCTTACGCAAGGATCGCGTTCGTGAAGCCTCTTTCATGGAGGCCGAGTGGCCCGCCGCCCATGAAGAG GTTCACAGGGCGTCGCAAACAATAACCGATGGCATGCCGGCAGCGCCCTTCGACGATGGCACCCAGTCGGGCGCCCCCAAGAAGTATTACCGGGCGCCGCTTCACAG GATCTTTGTCAACCGAAGCCTTCATCTGGAGAAGATCAAGTTTTTTGGCTTTGACATGGACTATACCATTGCTC AGTACAAGTCCCCCGACTATGAAGCCTTCCAGTTTCATCTGCTAGTCGACCAGCTGCTGTCCATAGGGTATCCAACAGAGCTCAAGCAGTTTCAGTATGACTCACTGTTTCCAATTAG GGGGCTGTGGTTCGATTCTCAGTACGGAAACCTTCTCAAAGTTGATCCCTATGGAAACATCTTGGTGTGCTGTCATGGCTTCCAGTTTCTGAAGAC AGGAGAAATTTACAAGATCTACCCGAACAAGTTCATCAAGCTCGATGAATCCAGGGTATTTGTGCTCAACACTCTATTCAACTTGCCTG aaACTTACCTGCTTGCCTGCCTTGTCGACTTCTTCTCCACATCTCAACAATATATCCC AACAAAGACTGGAGTGAAGATTGGCAATTTGTTCATGTCTTACAAATCCATCTTCCAGGATGTCCGTGGGGCTGTGGACAACATCCACACCTAC GGTCAACTTAAGACTGAGACCATTAACAACCTTGACAAGTACTTGGAGAAGGATGAGAGGCTACCTTTGCTACTTGATAG GATGCGTGCACACGATAAGAAGCTCTTCTTGCTGACCAACAGTGACTATGCATACACAGCG AAAGTTATGCAGTACCTGTTTGACTTTCCAAGCACAAACCAT CGAACCTGGGAGTCGTACTTCGACTACATTGTTGTCGATGCACGAAAGCCTTTGTTCTTTGGCGAGGGCACAATCTTACGGCAGGTAGACACG AGCACAGGAGCCCTTCGCATTGGTAGCCACATTGGCCCTCTGCAGCTTGGCCAGGTCTACTCGGGAG GTAGCTGTGATGTCTTCACTGAGTTTGTCGGAGCCAAGGGAAAGGATGTCCTCTACATTGGTGACCACATTTACGGAGACATTCTCAAGTCTAAAAAGACACGTGGCTGGCGCACCTTCCTAATGATTCCCGAGCTGGAAAAGGAAATTAATGTCAGCATTAACAGATGGACATTGTTCGAGAAGCTGCAGGAGCTGGACATATGCTTGGGCGATATCTACAA GAATCTGGACAGCAGTTCCACAGATGTGCCTGACATAGGCAAGCTGCGTCAATCCATCCGG GAAACCTCTCATGAGTTGGACATGTGCTATGGAATTCTTGGCAGCATGTTCCGTAGTG GTTCTCGGCAGACTTTCTTCGCCAACCAGATTTGCCGCTATGCTGACATCTatgccttcacttttgtcaacCTCATGTATTACCCATTCAGCTACATGTTTCGGGCTCCGCCGATGCTG ATGCCACACGAGTCTACTGTAAACCATGAGCAGGACCCCACCCACCAGATGAATGGTGACAGCATGTTGGACGGTGAAGTGTTCAAGGGCACGGCTGAGTCTATGCGCGAGTTTGCCAAGCGCGAACAG GTGCCTCATCGCATCCCGGAGACACCAAGTCAGATAACTCACCACCATgacactgatgatgatgatgaagatgcaGAGCGTGTGCCTGAGACACAACACCAGTAG
- the Nt5b gene encoding 5' nucleotidase B isoform X5, producing MASGEEICVHRASQTITDGMPAAPFDDGTQSGAPKKYYRAPLHRIFVNRSLHLEKIKFFGFDMDYTIAQYKSPDYEAFQFHLLVDQLLSIGYPTELKQFQYDSLFPIRGLWFDSQYGNLLKVDPYGNILVCCHGFQFLKTGEIYKIYPNKFIKLDESRVFVLNTLFNLPETYLLACLVDFFSTSQQYIPTKTGVKIGNLFMSYKSIFQDVRGAVDNIHTYGQLKTETINNLDKYLEKDERLPLLLDRMRAHDKKLFLLTNSDYAYTAKVMQYLFDFPSTNHRTWESYFDYIVVDARKPLFFGEGTILRQVDTSTGALRIGSHIGPLQLGQVYSGGSCDVFTEFVGAKGKDVLYIGDHIYGDILKSKKTRGWRTFLMIPELEKEINVSINRWTLFEKLQELDICLGDIYKNLDSSSTDVPDIGKLRQSIRETSHELDMCYGILGSMFRSGSRQTFFANQICRYADIYAFTFVNLMYYPFSYMFRAPPMLMPHESTVNHEQDPTHQMNGDSMLDGEVFKGTAESMREFAKREQVPHRIPETPSQITHHHDTDDDDEDAERVPETQHQ from the exons GTTCACAGGGCGTCGCAAACAATAACCGATGGCATGCCGGCAGCGCCCTTCGACGATGGCACCCAGTCGGGCGCCCCCAAGAAGTATTACCGGGCGCCGCTTCACAG GATCTTTGTCAACCGAAGCCTTCATCTGGAGAAGATCAAGTTTTTTGGCTTTGACATGGACTATACCATTGCTC AGTACAAGTCCCCCGACTATGAAGCCTTCCAGTTTCATCTGCTAGTCGACCAGCTGCTGTCCATAGGGTATCCAACAGAGCTCAAGCAGTTTCAGTATGACTCACTGTTTCCAATTAG GGGGCTGTGGTTCGATTCTCAGTACGGAAACCTTCTCAAAGTTGATCCCTATGGAAACATCTTGGTGTGCTGTCATGGCTTCCAGTTTCTGAAGAC AGGAGAAATTTACAAGATCTACCCGAACAAGTTCATCAAGCTCGATGAATCCAGGGTATTTGTGCTCAACACTCTATTCAACTTGCCTG aaACTTACCTGCTTGCCTGCCTTGTCGACTTCTTCTCCACATCTCAACAATATATCCC AACAAAGACTGGAGTGAAGATTGGCAATTTGTTCATGTCTTACAAATCCATCTTCCAGGATGTCCGTGGGGCTGTGGACAACATCCACACCTAC GGTCAACTTAAGACTGAGACCATTAACAACCTTGACAAGTACTTGGAGAAGGATGAGAGGCTACCTTTGCTACTTGATAG GATGCGTGCACACGATAAGAAGCTCTTCTTGCTGACCAACAGTGACTATGCATACACAGCG AAAGTTATGCAGTACCTGTTTGACTTTCCAAGCACAAACCAT CGAACCTGGGAGTCGTACTTCGACTACATTGTTGTCGATGCACGAAAGCCTTTGTTCTTTGGCGAGGGCACAATCTTACGGCAGGTAGACACG AGCACAGGAGCCCTTCGCATTGGTAGCCACATTGGCCCTCTGCAGCTTGGCCAGGTCTACTCGGGAG GTAGCTGTGATGTCTTCACTGAGTTTGTCGGAGCCAAGGGAAAGGATGTCCTCTACATTGGTGACCACATTTACGGAGACATTCTCAAGTCTAAAAAGACACGTGGCTGGCGCACCTTCCTAATGATTCCCGAGCTGGAAAAGGAAATTAATGTCAGCATTAACAGATGGACATTGTTCGAGAAGCTGCAGGAGCTGGACATATGCTTGGGCGATATCTACAA GAATCTGGACAGCAGTTCCACAGATGTGCCTGACATAGGCAAGCTGCGTCAATCCATCCGG GAAACCTCTCATGAGTTGGACATGTGCTATGGAATTCTTGGCAGCATGTTCCGTAGTG GTTCTCGGCAGACTTTCTTCGCCAACCAGATTTGCCGCTATGCTGACATCTatgccttcacttttgtcaacCTCATGTATTACCCATTCAGCTACATGTTTCGGGCTCCGCCGATGCTG ATGCCACACGAGTCTACTGTAAACCATGAGCAGGACCCCACCCACCAGATGAATGGTGACAGCATGTTGGACGGTGAAGTGTTCAAGGGCACGGCTGAGTCTATGCGCGAGTTTGCCAAGCGCGAACAG GTGCCTCATCGCATCCCGGAGACACCAAGTCAGATAACTCACCACCATgacactgatgatgatgatgaagatgcaGAGCGTGTGCCTGAGACACAACACCAGTAG
- the Nt5b gene encoding 5' nucleotidase B isoform X3, giving the protein MASGEEICNASARENKVHRASQTITDGMPAAPFDDGTQSGAPKKYYRAPLHRIFVNRSLHLEKIKFFGFDMDYTIAQYKSPDYEAFQFHLLVDQLLSIGYPTELKQFQYDSLFPIRGLWFDSQYGNLLKVDPYGNILVCCHGFQFLKTGEIYKIYPNKFIKLDESRVFVLNTLFNLPETYLLACLVDFFSTSQQYIPTKTGVKIGNLFMSYKSIFQDVRGAVDNIHTYGQLKTETINNLDKYLEKDERLPLLLDRMRAHDKKLFLLTNSDYAYTAKVMQYLFDFPSTNHRTWESYFDYIVVDARKPLFFGEGTILRQVDTSTGALRIGSHIGPLQLGQVYSGGSCDVFTEFVGAKGKDVLYIGDHIYGDILKSKKTRGWRTFLMIPELEKEINVSINRWTLFEKLQELDICLGDIYKNLDSSSTDVPDIGKLRQSIRETSHELDMCYGILGSMFRSGSRQTFFANQICRYADIYAFTFVNLMYYPFSYMFRAPPMLMPHESTVNHEQDPTHQMNGDSMLDGEVFKGTAESMREFAKREQVPHRIPETPSQITHHHDTDDDDEDAERVPETQHQ; this is encoded by the exons GTTCACAGGGCGTCGCAAACAATAACCGATGGCATGCCGGCAGCGCCCTTCGACGATGGCACCCAGTCGGGCGCCCCCAAGAAGTATTACCGGGCGCCGCTTCACAG GATCTTTGTCAACCGAAGCCTTCATCTGGAGAAGATCAAGTTTTTTGGCTTTGACATGGACTATACCATTGCTC AGTACAAGTCCCCCGACTATGAAGCCTTCCAGTTTCATCTGCTAGTCGACCAGCTGCTGTCCATAGGGTATCCAACAGAGCTCAAGCAGTTTCAGTATGACTCACTGTTTCCAATTAG GGGGCTGTGGTTCGATTCTCAGTACGGAAACCTTCTCAAAGTTGATCCCTATGGAAACATCTTGGTGTGCTGTCATGGCTTCCAGTTTCTGAAGAC AGGAGAAATTTACAAGATCTACCCGAACAAGTTCATCAAGCTCGATGAATCCAGGGTATTTGTGCTCAACACTCTATTCAACTTGCCTG aaACTTACCTGCTTGCCTGCCTTGTCGACTTCTTCTCCACATCTCAACAATATATCCC AACAAAGACTGGAGTGAAGATTGGCAATTTGTTCATGTCTTACAAATCCATCTTCCAGGATGTCCGTGGGGCTGTGGACAACATCCACACCTAC GGTCAACTTAAGACTGAGACCATTAACAACCTTGACAAGTACTTGGAGAAGGATGAGAGGCTACCTTTGCTACTTGATAG GATGCGTGCACACGATAAGAAGCTCTTCTTGCTGACCAACAGTGACTATGCATACACAGCG AAAGTTATGCAGTACCTGTTTGACTTTCCAAGCACAAACCAT CGAACCTGGGAGTCGTACTTCGACTACATTGTTGTCGATGCACGAAAGCCTTTGTTCTTTGGCGAGGGCACAATCTTACGGCAGGTAGACACG AGCACAGGAGCCCTTCGCATTGGTAGCCACATTGGCCCTCTGCAGCTTGGCCAGGTCTACTCGGGAG GTAGCTGTGATGTCTTCACTGAGTTTGTCGGAGCCAAGGGAAAGGATGTCCTCTACATTGGTGACCACATTTACGGAGACATTCTCAAGTCTAAAAAGACACGTGGCTGGCGCACCTTCCTAATGATTCCCGAGCTGGAAAAGGAAATTAATGTCAGCATTAACAGATGGACATTGTTCGAGAAGCTGCAGGAGCTGGACATATGCTTGGGCGATATCTACAA GAATCTGGACAGCAGTTCCACAGATGTGCCTGACATAGGCAAGCTGCGTCAATCCATCCGG GAAACCTCTCATGAGTTGGACATGTGCTATGGAATTCTTGGCAGCATGTTCCGTAGTG GTTCTCGGCAGACTTTCTTCGCCAACCAGATTTGCCGCTATGCTGACATCTatgccttcacttttgtcaacCTCATGTATTACCCATTCAGCTACATGTTTCGGGCTCCGCCGATGCTG ATGCCACACGAGTCTACTGTAAACCATGAGCAGGACCCCACCCACCAGATGAATGGTGACAGCATGTTGGACGGTGAAGTGTTCAAGGGCACGGCTGAGTCTATGCGCGAGTTTGCCAAGCGCGAACAG GTGCCTCATCGCATCCCGGAGACACCAAGTCAGATAACTCACCACCATgacactgatgatgatgatgaagatgcaGAGCGTGTGCCTGAGACACAACACCAGTAG